One Triticum dicoccoides isolate Atlit2015 ecotype Zavitan chromosome 3B, WEW_v2.0, whole genome shotgun sequence genomic window, tgtccctcggtaaaaggatgacccggagttgtaccttgaccttatgacaactagaaccggatacttaataaaacacacccaaacaagttccacagacaacccggtgatcgcttttccacagggcgacgaggggaggatcgccgggtaggattatgctatgcgatgctacttggaggacttcaatctactctcttctacatgctgcaagacggaggttgccagaagcgtagtcttcgataggactagctatccccctcttattctggcattctgcagttcagtccactgatatggcctccttacacatatacccatgcatatgtagtgtagctccttgcttgcgagtactttggatgagtactcacggttgctttgctccctcttttcccctgttttcctcttcttctcgaatGCCAcaaccagacattggagcccaggagccagacgccaccgtcgatgacgactactacactggaggtgcctactactacgtgcaggctgctgacgacgaccaggagtagtttaggaggatcccaggcaggaggcatgcgcctctttcgatctgtatcccatatcccagtttgtgctagccttcttaaggcaaacccgtttaacttatgtttgtactcagatattgttgcttccgctaactcgtctatgatcgagcacttgtattcgagccctcgaggcccctggcttgtattatgatgcttgtatgacttatttatgttttagagttgtgttgtgatatcttcccgtgagtccctgatcttgatcgtacacgtttgcgtgcatgattagtgtacgattgaatcgggggcgtcacaaaggcTCATGAGGAGAGTTGTTAGCTTGGCCATGCTTGAGAGGGCAAGATGCATTGTGCCTAAATAACTTGAAAGAAGACGATGAAAACACCAAATTCTTCCACCGCGAGATTAATGCTAGAAGAAGGAAGAACCATACCCATAGGCTTAACACACAACCATGGTTGGGTCACGAAGCATGACCAAAAGGAAGAAATCCTTCATGACCACGTTTCTGATGCGATGCGAAAAGGAAGCACAAGATCCATGGACTCAAATTGGAACGATCTAAACTTTGAGGGCCATGATTTGTGAGACCTTGAGGACCTCTTTACCTAGAAGGAGGTGAGGGATGCCATCATGCAAAGGCCATGCGACAAGGCACACAGAATGGGGGGGGGGTCATAGGGATGTTCTTCAAAAAGTGTTGGGGAATTGTAAAAAATGACGTTATGAGAGCTATTCATCTCTTTGGCAACGTTCATGTTGTAAACCTCTATTGGCTCAACTCCCAAAACATTATGCTTATCCCCAAGAACAATGGTGCTTATACTCATCCATGCAATTGCCAAAAACATTACAAATGTCCTTGCTATCCGTCTTAGCCCTCACATGCATGTCCTTGTGTCCAACACACAAAGTGCATTCACTAAAACAAGGAGTATTCTTGCTAGCTTCATGTATGTGAGGAACATTGCACAACGTCTTCAGAAGAGAAAAACCCCGCTCTTGAAGCTTGGCATTTGAAAGGCCTTTCACTCGATGCGATGGGAGTACATCATTGGCCTCCTACAGAAAAAAGAGGCTTTCCGGACAAGTTCCAAAATGGGATGACTACCCTACTTTGCACTTCCTCCTCGCAAGTCCTCTTGAATAGCGTGGCTTTTCCTAGTTTATCCAATGCATCTTCTTTTCATTTTCTTGTTGTGCCCAAATGTATCTTCCAATCATCAACTAATATGCTCACAAGGCCCTTAGTTAAATCAAAGCAATACATTGCAAATGAGGGTATTGCTTGTGTAAAAGcttttataaaaaaaattcttCAACCACCTTAGATAGGAGTTTCTCCATTCACCCTCGGATGTGGTCCCATATCCAGTCAAATACATTTGTCCTCAACGTCCCCACATACACTATTAAGCCCAAACGTATTTCATTCTGTGCCTCCTTTTGAACTGCCAGTTGCTGCATCGTATGAAACTTGTCATGTTGCTCAGTGTTCTTACTAAACACGAAAGAGGATTTATCAACATTAACAATCTATCTTGAGAAAACCTCATAAACAGGAAGGATACTTTGTAGATGAGGCAAACTTTCTCCATTCACATTCAGAAGAGTTAGCGAGTCATCTGCAGTAGTATATGGTTACAACTCAGGGCATCTCAACACACCTTGTAAAGTGGAGAATGCTTCTGTATGAATTAAAAAGAGATAGGTGGAGATTGGATCTCTTTGGATGAGGCATTTACCTGGAGTGATCTCTTATATCAAAGTACCATTAAACTTGAATCTGAACTTCATTGTTGTGCGCATTTCATGATAGTGGCTACCCAACTTACCGCAAAACCCATCTTTCTTATCACCCCTTCAAAAAACTGCCACCCAACACGATCATATGCTTTACCCATATCAAGCCACATAACCAACTGAGCCTATCCAATTATTCTCCATGTAATGTGCGACTTCATAAGCAAGAAAAATGTTGTCCGTGATTAGACGGACTGGCACAAATGCACAAATGGTCAGGAGCATTAGGCAGAATGGACTTAAAATGACTTGCAAGCTCTTTAGAAATCAAATTTTACACTACATGAAAAGACATATAGGACATAACTATTTCAAACTTTTCGGCTTCTTTACCTTGGGGTTATGACCACACACGTTTCATTCCAAGCCTACATAGCACATGCAAGACTTCATCTGTGACATGTTCACCCACTGTTTCCAATGGCGCTTGAAGAACACATCCGGCATATCATCACTTCTGAGGCCTTGAGGTCAGCAATACTATCCAAGACGCTCCTCGCCTTCTCACTTGTGAACTCCTTCATTAAGACCCTGTTCATATCCATTGTCACCGGGACGGAATTTGGTCCAAGAGATCCTCCATAGGATCCCCAACATGTGAAGTAAAGAGAGAAGGAAATAGTTAGTTATTTCCTCCGCCATCTCTGCCTCCTCAACCACCCCTCCATTTTCGTTCTTAGTTTACTGATGTGATTCATCCTTTTCCTAGAGGATGCGTAAGCCTGAAAATATGATGTGTTCTTGTCGCCTTTCTCCATCCAGTTCATGTAAAGGCCCCGTTGCTTCAAATAAAGGTCTAACTGATATTCTAGCCTCTATAGTTTATACTTCAGTAGCCGCTCACGCCGGACCAACTGAGGGGATATGACACTTCTTTGGCATGCCACCAACTCCTTTTTTAGCCTTTCTACTTTGTTCTCCAATTTGACCAAATAGGTGGCACTCCACACGGTAAGGTTCTTTGCCACACCTTTGATGCATCCACCACCGAGCCTCCTTATTTCTCGTATCCATGCATTCTACACCAGAGAGACTGCACTGTTCTTTCTCTAGCCATTTTGCCTCAAAACGAAATTGACTTCCCTTCACGTACTCTTCCTCTTCCTTACTTCATATTCCACATGCACTATCAACGCTCGATGATCAGAATGGCGTGGATCACCATGCACCGCCTTATAAAATAGAAATTTTGGCACCAACTTGATGAAGCTCCCTGTCAAGTCTCCCGTGGATATATTTTTGGGAGTTACAACTGCCGTTTTGCCAAGTAAATGGATCTCCAACAAAACCAAGATCATGTAGATCACTCCTCCAAAGCACTCCCAAAACTGTCCACCGCCCGTTGGGGCTGAGCCgcccctccctctctctcacacagaacCCTGAAATCTCCCGCCATTAGCCATGGTTTATTGCTATGAACATTTAGAGTACGTAGCAGCTGCCACGTTTTATTCGTCTCGTCTATCTTTAGCTCCTAATATCCCGACGAACCTTCAAGTAAAACCATCATCCTCAATGATCTCAGTGTCAATATTTGCTCCCCCGCCTAAGTACCAAAACGTCATATAGTTTGGAACGGAGGTAgtaaaaggtactccctccgtcccgtaatataagagtgttttttaaATCCttaaaaaatgctcttatattatggatgGAAGGAGTAAATATgtttcaaaaacgctcttatattatttgACGGAAGGAGTAAATATGTTTTAAAAACGCTCttatagaacggagggagtaactatgAGGGCCACAATGCATGGAATTATCCGGTTGTCGGAAAGGGCAAACCCATAAATTGCCATCGCAACGTTGCGAAGTGCGTATTCGTTCCTCCTTGTGTTTCCTAGGTCACCCTGCTCCAACGTTcccgcccgcccgccgccgccgccgccaatatCGACATCGCCGTCGTTCCCAGCGGTATCATGTCAGGCAATCCCGGGTACGCGGCGGTCCCGAAGCGGCAGCGGAGGCGGCGCCCGAGGGACGCGGAGGACGGCTCCGCGTTCCCCAGGGTTGTCACGAGCCGGCCAAGAGGCGGCGACCAGGTCCGCGAGGTGGCCGTGGTGCCGGCGGAGGCCATGGATATCGATGCGGGGACAAGCACTAACGCAGCCACAGGAGGCGTGGATGGATCGTACCTCAGCGACACACGGTAATGGCACGCGCCTCATATTTGTTTCGGTCGAATTTGCGCATCAAATATTTCCCCAACTGTACAAACCTACCATACACTGTATATTTCTGGTGTGCTAGGTATTTTTCAATTCGCACTGTTCCTCAGCTTTACGAGTTAGGGGTATCATTCGGAGTTGGCCTCGAATGACATGTAGTTGTAGTTCGTGACACTGTCGGCTGCTACCCTATGTGTGTTCATCAAATTATTGGGATTACATTGGCGTCACAAGCATTTTTCTGCCATTCTCATTTTGAAAATGTCGTTTTTATTGCATATTGCAGGTTCGATCAATGCGCTGTTTCTCCATTGTCATTGCAAGGAATCAAAGATGCTGGGTATGAAAGGCTGACCCGCGTCCAGGAGGCAACTCTGCCAGTAATTCTTGAAGGTCAGCAATAACGCAAACTATTTTTGCTCTGTAGTCTTGGGAAACCCTGAAACTAAAATTCCAATAATTTGTTGAGTGCAGGCAAGGATGTTCTTGCAAAAGCAAAGACTGGAACAGGAAAAACCGTTGCATTTTTGGTATTCTTTCACCTTCAGCACAACTAGTCAATTTGACGGCTTTCACAGCTCATGGCTTATTGCAGCGATGTTACCGTGGGGATTAACCAATCTGACCGACTTTCAAATTCTTATTGTTAGCTTCCAGCCATTGAACTTCTGTCTACATTACCCCTTTCTACATCGATAAATTTGCTGGTGATGCTCCCTACTAGGGAGCTAGCATACCAAGTGGCCGTTGAGGCTAGGAAGCTTCTTAAGTATCACAGCTCACTGGGCGTGCAGGTTGTAATTGGTGGCACAAAATTATCTCAAGAGCAACGAAGCATGCGATCCACTCCATGTCAGGTCGTACCATCAACTGTATCGGCTTCAGTTTGTTCATATCTGAATGCAATTTATGTGCTAATACATACTACCGATCAAACAGATTCTTGTTGCTACACCTGGAAGGCTCATCGATCATCTTGAAAACACACCTGGTTTTTCTGCCCGGATTAAAGGTGTGAAGGTTCTTGTTCTTGATGAAGCTGACCGCCTATTGGATATGGGATTCAGAAGAGATATTGAGAAAATAATTGCTTTCATTCCTAAGGAACGGCAAACACTGCTATTTTCTGCTACTGTTCCAGCAGAGGTATCTCTTTTTCTCATGTCACCTCATTGTACCTGAAGTCTTGATGCAATCTGATCTTTTGAATGTTTACTGTTAGGTCCGTGAAGTATCTCATTTAGCAATGCAGAAGGATTACAAGTTCATCAACACTGTTCAAGAGGGTGATGAGGAGACACATGCACAGGTCTAAATCTGTCATTTTCCTGAGTTGTTAGATAGAATTTTGAAGTAAGCTTGGCAACTAGCTCATAGGCACCTTCCATTATTGCTCATGTATCAGGTAAATCAGATGTACATGGTTGCACCATTAGACCTCCACTTCTCTATATTATATGGTGTCTTAAAGAAGCATATTGCGGAAGATGCAGAATACAAAGTAAGTTATCTCGCAGGTTTTGTTTTTGGTAGGGTGTCACCTCACCAAGGTGCCGGTTTACATCTTAGTTATTTTCCATGGTTGACATTACCCATGCAATTTTGCAGGTTATTATATTCTGTACTACAGCAATGGTCACCAAGCTTGTTGCTGAAATTCTCTCCCAGCTGAAACTGAATATAAGAGAGATTCATTCCAGGAAGTCACAATCTGCCAGAACAAAGGTCTCAGATGAATTTAGGAAGTCAAAGGGCTTGATATTAGTCAGTTCTGATGTTTCTGCCCGTGCTGTTGATTATCGTGATGTCTCGCTTGTCATACAGGTAGGTTCCGTTGTCATATATTTTATCCAAAGAACTTGTATGAGGTGTACATTCCTCGTAAATCTTATCTGCTCGTGCAGGTTGGGTTGCCTTCTGATAGACAGCAGTATATACATAGacttggtgtcggtgtactagagtaggggtaccctattaccccgaactcgtgcacgggcagttgcagcgccccgcggcaaggcttgccgggtgaccgccaagaccctccgtggttcccttgaagaccattcaagaacaaagtactcaaaccaaggccccggcaagaggagcttaccgggaaggctaaccaaggccccggcaagaggagcttgccgggaaggccaaccaaggctccggcaagaggatcctgccgggaagagacaagaccccggcgagaggagcttgccgggaaggccactcaagacataccaagaaagcttgccgcaacgcgccctgcgtcccggcaagatccggcgagcgacaagcttccggacgcgacaagacgacggccgcggcaaggagcttgccgcggcaaacccccacttcgtgcccgcgctccaactGTTGCTCTAGGGCTcttccaagcacacgtggcaggaggccgtgcagctaggggtacgtggtggcaagcagagatgaagagaagcccatcgtggcaaacggtggcgctcctaacggtcaccttttgcactgtttaggagactcagacaggcatttaatgcccttatcccctgccgttagagttaggtagggtgcactgtatccacagtaagcggtagctgcacctaccgcatccttttccatttctacccttttagtctacgttgccacctgtgggtaaccccttgaaagtataaaaggaggcccaagcgcaacgtagaaggggttcagcaggttcggccagttcggctcatttaacaccaggaacactctcacgctcagtctggcagcgtccatcactcctgagcaa contains:
- the LOC119276290 gene encoding DEAD-box ATP-dependent RNA helicase 26-like isoform X2; this encodes MSGNPGYAAVPKRQRRRRPRDAEDGSAFPRVVTSRPRGGDQVREVAVVPAEAMDIDAGTSTNAATGGVDGSYLSDTRFDQCAVSPLSLQGIKDAGYERLTRVQEATLPVILEGKDVLAKAKTGTGKTVAFLLPAIELLSTLPLSTSINLLVMLPTRELAYQVAVEARKLLKYHSSLGVQVVIGGTKLSQEQRSMRSTPCQILVATPGRLIDHLENTPGFSARIKGVKVLVLDEADRLLDMGFRRDIEKIIAFIPKERQTLLFSATVPAEVREVSHLAMQKDYKFINTVQEGDEETHAQVNQMYMVAPLDLHFSILYGVLKKHIAEDAEYKVIIFCTTAMVTKLVAEILSQLKLNIREIHSRKSQSARTKVSDEFRKSKGLILVSSDVSARAVDYRDVSLVIQVGLPSDRQQYIHRLGVGVLE
- the LOC119276290 gene encoding DEAD-box ATP-dependent RNA helicase 26-like isoform X1 gives rise to the protein MSGNPGYAAVPKRQRRRRPRDAEDGSAFPRVVTSRPRGGDQVREVAVVPAEAMDIDAGTSTNAATGGVDGSYLSDTRFDQCAVSPLSLQGIKDAGYERLTRVQEATLPVILEGKDVLAKAKTGTGKTVAFLLPAIELLSTLPLSTSINLLVMLPTRELAYQVAVEARKLLKYHSSLGVQVVIGGTKLSQEQRSMRSTPCQILVATPGRLIDHLENTPGFSARIKGVKVLVLDEADRLLDMGFRRDIEKIIAFIPKERQTLLFSATVPAEVREVSHLAMQKDYKFINTVQEGDEETHAQVNQMYMVAPLDLHFSILYGVLKKHIAEDAEYKVIIFCTTAMVTKLVAEILSQLKLNIREIHSRKSQSARTKVSDEFRKSKGLILVSSDVSARAVDYRDVSLVIQVKGAIRRVEIKTKESAYQAWLGYYNSNKTISRDKSRLVKLAEDFSQSMGLEIVPAIPELILRKMGLQNVPGLRSS